In Chelmon rostratus isolate fCheRos1 chromosome 9, fCheRos1.pri, whole genome shotgun sequence, the following proteins share a genomic window:
- the trmt12 gene encoding tRNA wybutosine-synthesizing protein 2 homolog: MDGVPCLRVSQCHAQQFRRCLESKGALDLSLCLMKDSNGTVLLPILPSCLSQLDLQSLRTMVASGSVCEIVWSQSPLQSKKERGRTHGNKLEKVLQELLETHDERWTEELRGDLPRSFQRHGDLVLLGDSCFCLPLWKKMDQHLWSAVAKGLGAKRLAKMSRISRDGFRTPVVTMLVGEHSWVKHVDNRIRYEFDVTKCMFSAGNITEKLRVAGFDCRGETVVDLYAGIGYFTLPYLAHAGASHVHACEWNPDAVKALQKNLVANGVSDRCTVHQGDNRQLQLCDIADRVNLGLIPSSEDGWPVACRLLKRATGGILHIHHNVTSPLPDAAAIPAIDDATQRVSGKAADREVWQAWADDTANRITSLLRDITGALWITSIQHIEHVKSYAPHVHHIVLDLECRPS, translated from the exons ATGGACGGCGTGCCTTGTCTTCGTGTGTCTCAGTGTCATGCACAGCAGTTCAG GAGATGTCTAGAGTCCAAAGGAGCTCTTGACCTGAGTTTGTGCTTAATGAAAGACTCAAATGGGACAGTCCTCCTGCCCATCTTGCCATCTTGTCTGTCACAACTTGATCTGCAATCTCTCAGAACAATGGTGGCTTCAGGCAGTGTTTGTGAAATAGTTTGGAGTCAG tctcctctgcagtcaaagaaggagagaggaaggacacATGGTAATAAATTAGAGAAAGTACTTCAGGAGCTGTTGGAAACTCACGATGAAAGATGgacagaggagctgagaggggACCTCCCTCGCAGCTTCCAGAGGCATGGAGACCTAGTCCTGCTGGGAGACAGCTGTTTCTGCCTGCCGCTATGGAAGAAAATGG aTCAACACTTGTGGAGTGCAGTGGCCAAAGGACTGGGGGCAAAGCGCCTGGCAAAGATGAGTCGAATATCCAGGGATGGATTTAGGACTCCCGTAGTGACGATGCTGGTAGGAGAGCACAGCTGGGTGAAACATGTAGACAATAGGATCAG GTATGAGTTTGATGTTACCAAATGCATGTTCTCAGCTGGAAACATAACAGAGAAGCTCCGAGTGGCTGGATTTGACTGCAGAGGGGAGACTGTTGTGGATTTGTATGCAG GTATTGGATACTTCACTCTACCATATCTGGCACACGCGGGGGCCAGTCATGTTCACGCCTGTGAGTGGAACCCTGACGCAGTTAAAGCTTTACAGAAAAACCTCGTGGCGAACGGGGTGTCTGACCGCTGCACTGTTCACCAAGGAGACAACCGACaa ctccagctgtgtgacATTGCTGACAGGGTGAACCTGGGTCTCATTCCGAGCTCTGAGGACGGCTGGCCTGTTGCCTGTCGACTGCTGAAGAGAGCAACTGGTGGCATTTTGCACATTCACCATAACGTTACCTCACCATTACCGGACGCGGCAGCCATTCCAGCAATCGATGATGCCACCCAGAGGGTTTCTGGGAAGGCGGCTGACAGAGAGGTGTGGCAGGCCTGGGCCGATGACACAGCAAACCGCATCACCTCTCTTTTAAGGGACATCACTGGTGCACTGTGGATAACAAGCATCCAGCACATTGAACATGTTAAGTCATATGCACCTCATGTTCACCATATAGTGCTGGACCTGGAGTGCAGACCGTCCTGA
- the zdhhc9 gene encoding palmitoyltransferase ZDHHC9 isoform X1 — protein MSAVMITRKVRKWEKLPGKNTFCCDGRVMMARQKGVFYLTLFLIVGTCSLFFAFECPYLAVHLSPAIPVFAALLFLFVMAMLLRTSFSDPGVLPRALPEEATFIEMEIEAANGNVPAGQRPPPRIRNVQINNQIVKLKYCYTCKIFRPPRASHCSICDNCVDRFDHHCPWVGNCVGKRNYRYFYLFTMSLSLLTIYIFTFNIVHVVMRSVDNGFLNTLKETPGTVLEVLVCFFTLWSVVGLTGFHTYLISLNQTTNEDIKGSWSGKNRVQNPYSHKNIIKNCCEVLCGPAYPSVLDRRGLMQEDSSVSATPAAPSSSSSSSSSSNGSSNPAPQTTHAVLCLQKTTAPLIPNEHTPDDAKPSIAASAEKSPSRKEEQPPASKVPPLASPETDAETSLAKDKSH, from the exons ATGTCGGCGGTGATGATAACACGAAAGGTGCGGAAATGGGAGAAGCTCCCGGGGAAAAACACTTTCTGCTGCGACGGACGGGTGATGATGGCCCGGCAGAAAGGAGTCTTCTACCTGACCCTGTTCCTCATCGTCGGGACCTGCTCGCTCTTCTTCGCTTTCGA ATGTCCGTACCTGgctgtccatctgtctcctgCCATCCCAGTTTTCGCTgccctgctcttcctcttcgtcATGGCCATGTTGCTGAGGACCAGCTTCAGTGACCCCGGGGTGCTGCCACGGGCCCTTCCAGAGGAGGCCACATTCATCGAGATGGAAATTG AGGCTGCCAATGGGAACGTCCCTGCAGGGCAGCGACCCCCGCCCCGGATCCGCAACGTTCAGATCAACAACCAGATCGTCAAGCTCAAGTACTGCTACACCTGCAAGATCTTCCGACCACCACGAGCATCTCACTGCAGCATCTGTGACAACTGTGTTG ACCGTTTTGATCACCACTGTCCGTGGGTAGGCAACTGTGTGGGCAAGAGGAACTACCGATACTTCTACCTGTTCACCATGTCCCTCTCCCTGCTCACCATTTACATCTTCACCTTCAACATCGTCCACGTGGTCATGC GTTCAGTGGATAATGGCTTTTTGAACACTTTGAAGGAAACACCTGGAAC TGTGCTGGAGGTGTTGGTGTGCTTCTTCACCCTGTGGTCAGTGGTGGGGCTGACGGGCTTCCACACCTACCTGATCTCCCTCAACCAGACCACCAATGAGGAT ATTAAAGGATCCTGGTCGGGAAAGAACAGAGTCCAGAACCCGTACAGCCACAAGAACATCATCAAAAACTGCTGCGAGGTGCTCTGTGGGCCAGCATACCCGAG CGTCTTGGACAGAAGAGGACTGATGCAGGAGGATTCGTCTGTTTCTGCAACGCCAGctgcaccctcctcctcctcctcctcctcctccagcagcaacGGCAGCAGCAACCCAGCGCCACAAACCAcg CATGCTGTCCTCTGCCTGCAGAAAACCACGGCTCCGCTCATCCCCAATGAGCACACGCCCGACGATGCCAAGCCGAGCATCGCTGCCTCAGCAGAGAAGAGCCCCTCCCGCAAAGAGGAGCAACCTCCTGCTTCAAAGGTCCCGCCTCTGGCTTCACCCGAGACCGACGCGGAGACGTCCCTCGCCAAGGACAAATCCCATTAG
- the zdhhc9 gene encoding palmitoyltransferase ZDHHC9 isoform X2 has product MSAVMITRKVRKWEKLPGKNTFCCDGRVMMARQKGVFYLTLFLIVGTCSLFFAFECPYLAVHLSPAIPVFAALLFLFVMAMLLRTSFSDPGVLPRALPEEATFIEMEIEAANGNVPAGQRPPPRIRNVQINNQIVKLKYCYTCKIFRPPRASHCSICDNCVDRFDHHCPWVGNCVGKRNYRYFYLFTMSLSLLTIYIFTFNIVHVVMRSVDNGFLNTLKETPGTVLEVLVCFFTLWSVVGLTGFHTYLISLNQTTNEDIKGSWSGKNRVQNPYSHKNIIKNCCEVLCGPAYPSVLDRRGLMQEDSSVSATPAAPSSSSSSSSSSNGSSNPAPQTTKTTAPLIPNEHTPDDAKPSIAASAEKSPSRKEEQPPASKVPPLASPETDAETSLAKDKSH; this is encoded by the exons ATGTCGGCGGTGATGATAACACGAAAGGTGCGGAAATGGGAGAAGCTCCCGGGGAAAAACACTTTCTGCTGCGACGGACGGGTGATGATGGCCCGGCAGAAAGGAGTCTTCTACCTGACCCTGTTCCTCATCGTCGGGACCTGCTCGCTCTTCTTCGCTTTCGA ATGTCCGTACCTGgctgtccatctgtctcctgCCATCCCAGTTTTCGCTgccctgctcttcctcttcgtcATGGCCATGTTGCTGAGGACCAGCTTCAGTGACCCCGGGGTGCTGCCACGGGCCCTTCCAGAGGAGGCCACATTCATCGAGATGGAAATTG AGGCTGCCAATGGGAACGTCCCTGCAGGGCAGCGACCCCCGCCCCGGATCCGCAACGTTCAGATCAACAACCAGATCGTCAAGCTCAAGTACTGCTACACCTGCAAGATCTTCCGACCACCACGAGCATCTCACTGCAGCATCTGTGACAACTGTGTTG ACCGTTTTGATCACCACTGTCCGTGGGTAGGCAACTGTGTGGGCAAGAGGAACTACCGATACTTCTACCTGTTCACCATGTCCCTCTCCCTGCTCACCATTTACATCTTCACCTTCAACATCGTCCACGTGGTCATGC GTTCAGTGGATAATGGCTTTTTGAACACTTTGAAGGAAACACCTGGAAC TGTGCTGGAGGTGTTGGTGTGCTTCTTCACCCTGTGGTCAGTGGTGGGGCTGACGGGCTTCCACACCTACCTGATCTCCCTCAACCAGACCACCAATGAGGAT ATTAAAGGATCCTGGTCGGGAAAGAACAGAGTCCAGAACCCGTACAGCCACAAGAACATCATCAAAAACTGCTGCGAGGTGCTCTGTGGGCCAGCATACCCGAG CGTCTTGGACAGAAGAGGACTGATGCAGGAGGATTCGTCTGTTTCTGCAACGCCAGctgcaccctcctcctcctcctcctcctcctccagcagcaacGGCAGCAGCAACCCAGCGCCACAAACCAcg AAAACCACGGCTCCGCTCATCCCCAATGAGCACACGCCCGACGATGCCAAGCCGAGCATCGCTGCCTCAGCAGAGAAGAGCCCCTCCCGCAAAGAGGAGCAACCTCCTGCTTCAAAGGTCCCGCCTCTGGCTTCACCCGAGACCGACGCGGAGACGTCCCTCGCCAAGGACAAATCCCATTAG
- the zdhhc9 gene encoding palmitoyltransferase ZDHHC9 isoform X3, which translates to MSAVMITRKVRKWEKLPGKNTFCCDGRVMMARQKGVFYLTLFLIVGTCSLFFAFECPYLAVHLSPAIPVFAALLFLFVMAMLLRTSFSDPGVLPRALPEEATFIEMEIEAANGNVPAGQRPPPRIRNVQINNQIVKLKYCYTCKIFRPPRASHCSICDNCVDRFDHHCPWVGNCVGKRNYRYFYLFTMSLSLLTIYIFTFNIVHVVMRSVDNGFLNTLKETPGTVLEVLVCFFTLWSVVGLTGFHTYLISLNQTTNEDIKGSWSGKNRVQNPYSHKNIIKNCCEVLCGPAYPSVLDRRGLMQEDSSVSATPAAPSSSSSSSSSSNGSSNPAPQTTLVTSGSDCARVFSACCPLPAENHGSAHPQ; encoded by the exons ATGTCGGCGGTGATGATAACACGAAAGGTGCGGAAATGGGAGAAGCTCCCGGGGAAAAACACTTTCTGCTGCGACGGACGGGTGATGATGGCCCGGCAGAAAGGAGTCTTCTACCTGACCCTGTTCCTCATCGTCGGGACCTGCTCGCTCTTCTTCGCTTTCGA ATGTCCGTACCTGgctgtccatctgtctcctgCCATCCCAGTTTTCGCTgccctgctcttcctcttcgtcATGGCCATGTTGCTGAGGACCAGCTTCAGTGACCCCGGGGTGCTGCCACGGGCCCTTCCAGAGGAGGCCACATTCATCGAGATGGAAATTG AGGCTGCCAATGGGAACGTCCCTGCAGGGCAGCGACCCCCGCCCCGGATCCGCAACGTTCAGATCAACAACCAGATCGTCAAGCTCAAGTACTGCTACACCTGCAAGATCTTCCGACCACCACGAGCATCTCACTGCAGCATCTGTGACAACTGTGTTG ACCGTTTTGATCACCACTGTCCGTGGGTAGGCAACTGTGTGGGCAAGAGGAACTACCGATACTTCTACCTGTTCACCATGTCCCTCTCCCTGCTCACCATTTACATCTTCACCTTCAACATCGTCCACGTGGTCATGC GTTCAGTGGATAATGGCTTTTTGAACACTTTGAAGGAAACACCTGGAAC TGTGCTGGAGGTGTTGGTGTGCTTCTTCACCCTGTGGTCAGTGGTGGGGCTGACGGGCTTCCACACCTACCTGATCTCCCTCAACCAGACCACCAATGAGGAT ATTAAAGGATCCTGGTCGGGAAAGAACAGAGTCCAGAACCCGTACAGCCACAAGAACATCATCAAAAACTGCTGCGAGGTGCTCTGTGGGCCAGCATACCCGAG CGTCTTGGACAGAAGAGGACTGATGCAGGAGGATTCGTCTGTTTCTGCAACGCCAGctgcaccctcctcctcctcctcctcctcctccagcagcaacGGCAGCAGCAACCCAGCGCCACAAACCAcg TTGGTCACCAGTGGCTCTGACTGCGCTCGCGTCTTTTCAGCATGCTGTCCTCTGCCTGCAGAAAACCACGGCTCCGCTCATCCCCAATGA